A portion of the Bifidobacterium lemurum genome contains these proteins:
- a CDS encoding glycoside hydrolase family 13 protein, with the protein MSENIQNAVVDDPALWWKQAVVYQVYPRSFKDSTGSGLGDIAGVTSKVPYLKRLGVDAIWLSPFYPSQLADGGYDVDDYRNVDPKLGTMDDFDELARTAHQAGIKIVVDIVPNHSSNLHEWFQAALAAGPGSPERDRYIFRDGRGPNGDLPPTDWVASFGGPAWTRVDDGQWYLHMFTVEQPDWNWNNPEVRADFRKTLRFWLDHGADGFRVDVAHGLAKDLDRDDLDDWAIILPSLPSDGSHPLYDRDDVHEIYREWREVFNEYDPPAFAVAEAWVNPERQHLYASTDELGQVFNFEFAKTDWIRDDMHLAIEEGLDSARVSGSTATWVMSNHDVPRHASRYGLPQVPAASHHQIAKDWLLRNGGSYKEDRELGTRRARAAILMELALPGSAYIYQGEELGLFEVADIPWDQLEDPTAFHSARHQIEKGRDGCRVPLPWKSDDSDGTVGYGFSPALKVAGAGVAAEQAGEPAERPHLPQPAWYADLAADAQESDPDSMLSLYRRALDLRHRHMPQDTDLVWLDEDRASDKRDGADGRHGGVIAYRRSNGWASITNFGETPVELPAGEPLLASGALTEDGRLPQDTTVWLLLD; encoded by the coding sequence GTGTCCGAGAACATCCAGAACGCCGTGGTCGACGACCCGGCCCTGTGGTGGAAGCAGGCCGTGGTGTACCAGGTGTATCCGCGGTCCTTCAAGGATTCGACGGGATCCGGTCTTGGCGACATCGCCGGAGTGACCAGCAAAGTCCCATACCTGAAGAGGCTCGGCGTCGATGCCATCTGGCTGAGCCCCTTCTACCCCAGCCAGCTCGCCGACGGCGGGTACGACGTGGACGACTACCGCAACGTGGATCCCAAGCTCGGCACCATGGACGACTTCGACGAACTCGCCCGAACCGCCCACCAAGCCGGCATCAAAATCGTCGTGGACATCGTCCCCAACCACAGCTCCAACCTGCACGAGTGGTTCCAGGCCGCCCTTGCCGCGGGCCCCGGCTCCCCCGAACGCGACCGCTACATCTTCCGCGACGGTCGCGGTCCCAACGGCGATCTGCCGCCCACCGACTGGGTGGCCAGCTTCGGCGGCCCCGCGTGGACGCGCGTGGACGACGGCCAATGGTATCTGCACATGTTCACCGTCGAGCAGCCGGACTGGAACTGGAACAACCCCGAAGTGCGCGCCGACTTCCGCAAAACCCTGCGCTTCTGGCTCGACCACGGCGCCGACGGATTCCGCGTGGACGTGGCGCACGGCCTGGCCAAAGACCTCGACCGAGACGACCTCGACGACTGGGCCATCATCCTGCCCTCCTTGCCGTCCGACGGCAGCCATCCGCTGTACGACCGCGACGATGTGCACGAGATCTACCGCGAATGGCGCGAGGTGTTCAACGAATACGATCCGCCGGCATTCGCCGTCGCCGAAGCATGGGTGAACCCCGAACGCCAGCATCTGTACGCCTCCACCGACGAGCTCGGCCAGGTGTTCAACTTCGAATTCGCCAAAACCGACTGGATCCGCGATGACATGCATCTCGCCATCGAAGAGGGACTCGACTCCGCCCGCGTCTCCGGCTCCACCGCCACATGGGTGATGAGCAACCACGACGTGCCTCGCCACGCCTCCCGCTACGGTCTGCCGCAGGTGCCGGCCGCCTCGCACCATCAGATCGCCAAGGATTGGCTGCTGCGCAACGGCGGCTCGTACAAGGAGGACCGCGAGCTCGGCACCCGGCGCGCCCGCGCCGCCATCCTCATGGAACTGGCCCTGCCCGGCTCCGCCTACATCTACCAAGGCGAGGAGCTCGGCCTGTTCGAGGTGGCGGACATCCCTTGGGACCAGCTCGAAGACCCGACCGCGTTCCACAGCGCGCGCCACCAGATCGAAAAGGGACGCGACGGCTGCCGCGTGCCGCTGCCGTGGAAATCCGACGACTCGGACGGAACCGTCGGATACGGTTTCTCCCCGGCGCTCAAAGTCGCCGGAGCCGGCGTCGCCGCCGAACAGGCGGGAGAGCCCGCCGAACGGCCCCATCTGCCCCAGCCCGCATGGTATGCGGACCTCGCCGCCGACGCGCAGGAGAGCGACCCCGATTCCATGCTGAGCCTGTACCGCCGCGCGCTCGATCTGCGCCATCGCCACATGCCGCAGGACACGGACCTCGTCTGGCTGGACGAGGACCGCGCCTCGGACAAGCGCGACGGCGCGGACGGACGGCATGGCGGCGTCATCGCCTACCGCCGTTCCAACGGCTGGGCGAGCATCACGAATTTTGGTGAGACGCCGGTCGAGCTGCCGGCGGGAGAGCCGCTGCTGGCCTCCGGCGCGCTCACCGAAGACGGTCGTCTGCCGCAGGACACGACCGTGTGGTTGTTGTTGGATTGA
- a CDS encoding carbohydrate ABC transporter permease, with protein MNTETVKHPRLWTVFFSLVSIVWVFPIVLVLINSFKQKAYISKDAFSLPTGKAFVGLENYVRGVETTDLFASFGWTVVTTVGSVLLILLCTSMCAWWIVRVNNWAAKTLYVLFLFNMIVPFQMVMFTLSKLADMLGLNTPWGLWVVYLGFGAGLAVFIFTGVVKGIPVELEESAMIDGASVPRIFFQIVVPIMRPSIISVAILQAMWIWNDYLLPYLTLDLRRFKTMSIAIQYLKGGYGSVDMGAMMACLVLAIIPIIVFYMLCQKHIIKGVMAGAVKG; from the coding sequence GTGAACACCGAAACCGTCAAGCATCCCCGCCTGTGGACCGTGTTCTTCTCACTGGTCTCGATCGTGTGGGTGTTCCCCATCGTCCTGGTCCTCATCAACTCCTTCAAGCAGAAGGCGTACATCTCCAAGGACGCGTTCTCCCTGCCCACCGGCAAGGCGTTCGTCGGACTGGAGAACTACGTGCGCGGCGTCGAGACGACCGACCTGTTCGCCAGCTTCGGCTGGACCGTGGTCACCACCGTCGGTTCGGTCTTGCTGATCCTGCTGTGCACCTCGATGTGCGCGTGGTGGATCGTGCGCGTGAACAACTGGGCGGCCAAGACCCTGTACGTGCTGTTCCTGTTCAACATGATCGTGCCCTTCCAGATGGTCATGTTCACCCTCTCCAAGCTGGCCGACATGCTGGGGCTCAACACCCCCTGGGGCCTGTGGGTCGTCTACCTGGGCTTCGGCGCGGGACTCGCGGTGTTCATCTTCACCGGCGTGGTCAAGGGCATCCCGGTCGAGCTGGAGGAATCCGCGATGATCGACGGCGCCTCCGTGCCGCGCATCTTCTTCCAGATCGTCGTGCCGATCATGCGCCCCTCGATCATCTCGGTCGCGATCCTGCAGGCCATGTGGATCTGGAACGACTACCTGCTGCCCTACCTCACGCTGGACCTGCGCCGCTTCAAGACCATGAGCATCGCGATCCAGTACCTGAAGGGCGGCTACGGTTCGGTGGACATGGGCGCCATGATGGCCTGCCTGGTCCTGGCGATCATCCCCATCATCGTCTTCTACATGCTCTGCCAAAAACACATCATCAAAGGCGTGATGGCGGGAGCGGTGAAGGGCTGA
- a CDS encoding MFS transporter gives MKQPYVRPGIDDRPDYEKVLTPEEKEALARLTIRDRRRPPESSAVQAEAQASQLAAAGSPASAAASVDAAVPDLTSAFLDMRDPMVAADGEKPTAVQVARLKWGFALAAVLVTIPWTALTMVALPAAVGRVVGANPANPAADWTAGDPSGVAAAVAVPLGVIVALGTLVSLVASPLIAAFSDRTRVGLGRRTPWMVAGGLLAALVTLILGAVEGPISLGFFWMLLNIAYAMLTVPLVAAFSERVPDKFRVSLVRWRGIGQLVGQLLGAWLGAAGIIVDGRGGYSPFAMAALVLALSGIVVALVWPREPSSESLPRERFRSEDVWGQLRPPRNAPRFARMFAARLAMMAGVGLTGVFLWLIVRYYNEDVALQEATSSAPLTLAAGVGIAALALATAIGAVVAARVAGPINERYDDVRRPVVVACALYVVALALPLALPNLIGLCLFALLAGFAFGLYDALSQTLVMESLPDPRRSGRDLAAFNVANTLGLIVAAVAGACLVSAFGLGSLFLAAMVCVVVAAVLAVLPASSS, from the coding sequence ATGAAGCAGCCATATGTGCGTCCCGGCATCGACGACAGGCCGGACTACGAGAAGGTGCTGACCCCGGAGGAGAAGGAGGCGCTGGCGCGACTGACCATCCGCGACCGCCGCCGCCCGCCCGAATCCTCCGCCGTGCAGGCCGAGGCGCAGGCCTCCCAGCTGGCCGCCGCGGGCTCTCCCGCCTCGGCCGCGGCCTCCGTCGACGCGGCCGTGCCCGACCTGACCTCGGCCTTCCTCGACATGCGCGACCCCATGGTGGCGGCGGACGGCGAAAAGCCCACCGCCGTGCAGGTCGCGCGCCTGAAGTGGGGCTTCGCGCTGGCGGCCGTGCTGGTCACCATACCTTGGACCGCGCTGACGATGGTGGCGCTGCCCGCCGCGGTCGGCCGCGTGGTGGGCGCGAATCCCGCGAATCCCGCCGCTGACTGGACTGCGGGCGACCCGTCGGGTGTCGCGGCCGCCGTCGCCGTGCCGCTTGGCGTGATCGTCGCGTTGGGCACCCTCGTCTCGCTGGTCGCCTCCCCGCTGATCGCCGCGTTCTCCGACCGCACGCGCGTGGGTCTTGGCCGCCGCACCCCGTGGATGGTCGCCGGCGGTCTGCTCGCCGCGTTGGTCACGCTGATTCTCGGCGCGGTCGAAGGGCCGATTTCGCTGGGATTCTTCTGGATGCTGCTCAACATCGCGTACGCCATGCTCACCGTGCCGCTGGTCGCCGCGTTCAGCGAGCGTGTGCCCGACAAATTCCGCGTCTCGCTGGTGCGTTGGCGCGGCATCGGCCAGTTGGTCGGCCAGCTGTTGGGCGCGTGGCTGGGCGCGGCGGGCATCATCGTCGACGGGCGTGGCGGGTACTCGCCGTTCGCCATGGCCGCGCTGGTGCTCGCTTTGTCCGGCATCGTCGTGGCGCTGGTCTGGCCGCGCGAACCCTCCAGCGAATCCCTGCCGCGCGAGCGTTTCCGCAGCGAGGATGTGTGGGGCCAGCTGCGCCCGCCGCGCAACGCCCCTCGCTTCGCCCGCATGTTTGCCGCGCGTCTGGCGATGATGGCAGGCGTGGGATTGACCGGCGTGTTCCTGTGGCTGATCGTGCGCTACTACAACGAGGATGTGGCTTTGCAGGAGGCGACGTCCTCCGCGCCATTGACCCTCGCCGCCGGCGTGGGTATTGCCGCGCTCGCCCTGGCCACCGCGATCGGCGCCGTCGTGGCCGCGCGCGTGGCCGGACCGATCAACGAGCGCTACGACGATGTGCGCCGTCCGGTGGTTGTGGCCTGCGCGCTGTACGTGGTGGCGCTCGCCCTTCCGTTGGCGCTGCCGAACCTCATCGGACTGTGCCTGTTCGCGCTGCTCGCCGGCTTCGCCTTCGGCCTGTACGACGCGCTCAGCCAGACGTTGGTGATGGAGTCCCTGCCCGATCCTCGCCGTTCCGGGCGTGATCTGGCCGCGTTCAACGTGGCCAACACCTTGGGGCTGATCGTGGCCGCCGTCGCAGGTGCCTGCCTGGTCTCGGCCTTCGGGCTGGGCTCGCTGTTCCTCGCGGCGATGGTCTGCGTCGTGGTCGCAGCCGTTCTGGCCGTCCTTCCCGCCTCGTCGTCCTGA
- a CDS encoding carbohydrate ABC transporter permease — MITMTGKTIRRWWALFALPTFAAFVIGFVVPFVMGVYLSFCNFTTVTDAEFVGLENYTRALQDGEFLRSLVFTTLMTIVTTVVINVAAFAIAYMLTKKIKGSTIFRSVFFMPNLIGGIILGYIWLLLLNGVLAHWSRSITYSGVYGFWGIVILVCWQQIGYMMIIYIAGLQSLPTDVLEAAAVDGATGSQTMFKIIVPLMMPSITVCSFLTVTNGFKLFDQNLALTNGAPSNTSEGIALNIYRTFYGRVGWEGVGQAKAVLFFVLVAVIAVIQNKLTTSKEVSA; from the coding sequence ATGATTACCATGACCGGCAAGACGATACGTAGGTGGTGGGCGCTGTTCGCGCTGCCCACGTTCGCCGCGTTCGTGATCGGGTTCGTGGTGCCGTTCGTGATGGGCGTGTACCTGAGCTTCTGCAATTTCACCACGGTGACGGACGCCGAGTTCGTCGGACTGGAGAACTACACGCGGGCCCTGCAGGACGGCGAGTTCCTGCGCTCGCTGGTGTTCACCACGCTGATGACGATCGTGACGACGGTGGTGATCAACGTGGCCGCGTTCGCGATCGCGTACATGCTCACCAAGAAGATCAAAGGCTCCACGATCTTCCGTTCGGTGTTCTTCATGCCGAACCTGATCGGCGGCATCATCCTGGGCTACATCTGGCTGCTGCTGCTCAACGGCGTGCTGGCGCATTGGTCGCGCTCGATCACCTATTCGGGCGTGTACGGCTTCTGGGGCATCGTGATTCTGGTGTGCTGGCAGCAGATCGGCTACATGATGATCATCTACATCGCCGGCCTGCAATCCCTGCCCACCGACGTGCTCGAGGCGGCCGCGGTGGACGGCGCGACCGGGTCGCAGACCATGTTCAAGATCATCGTGCCGCTGATGATGCCGAGCATCACCGTGTGCTCGTTCCTGACCGTGACCAACGGCTTCAAGCTCTTCGACCAGAACCTCGCGCTGACCAACGGCGCGCCGAGCAACACGTCCGAGGGCATCGCGCTGAACATCTACCGCACCTTCTACGGCCGCGTCGGCTGGGAGGGCGTGGGCCAGGCCAAGGCCGTGCTGTTCTTCGTGCTCGTGGCCGTGATCGCCGTCATCCAGAACAAGCTCACCACCAGCAAGGAGGTGTCCGCGTGA
- a CDS encoding LacI family DNA-binding transcriptional regulator, giving the protein MVGMRDVAKRAGVSLSTVSLVVNNTGYVSADMRAKVEAAMRELNYIPNELARNLYHDRTNTIGVIVPTISHPFFATLMAALQREFAARGLRTLLCSTADASTGEAEYVDMLRRHMMDGIVMAAHTEHTEDYWTSIGRPVVAFDRRLGAGIPSVGSDHEQGGRLIAEHLIASGARHVVTVGGPRKQFEGLGDGTTFPTVRYHLTLERLVEQAGIRWDYVDAGVVADLGSHARAARAVLDRFPDADAVVGSDLVASYVVQEALSRGIRVPDGLQVIAYDGTYMADAAGLRLSSIRQDTAALAHRIAERMERAVAAGTARGKSGDAVPSDSSPAVEDAVPVTFVSGATTR; this is encoded by the coding sequence GTGGTAGGTATGCGCGATGTGGCGAAACGGGCCGGCGTTTCGTTGAGCACCGTCTCGTTGGTGGTGAACAACACGGGTTACGTCTCCGCCGACATGCGCGCCAAAGTCGAAGCCGCGATGCGGGAGCTCAACTACATTCCCAATGAGCTGGCGCGCAACCTCTACCACGACCGCACCAACACCATCGGCGTGATCGTGCCGACCATCAGCCATCCGTTCTTCGCCACGCTGATGGCCGCCCTGCAGCGCGAGTTCGCCGCGCGCGGCCTGCGCACGCTGCTGTGCTCCACCGCCGACGCGTCCACCGGTGAGGCCGAATACGTCGATATGCTGCGCCGCCACATGATGGATGGCATCGTCATGGCCGCGCATACCGAACATACCGAGGATTACTGGACTTCGATCGGCCGCCCCGTGGTCGCCTTCGACCGGCGGCTGGGAGCCGGCATCCCCTCCGTCGGGTCGGACCACGAGCAGGGCGGGCGGCTGATCGCCGAGCATCTCATCGCCAGCGGCGCGCGCCATGTGGTGACGGTCGGCGGCCCGCGCAAACAATTCGAGGGTTTGGGCGACGGAACCACATTCCCCACGGTCCGCTACCATCTCACGCTGGAGCGGCTGGTGGAGCAGGCCGGTATCCGTTGGGATTACGTGGATGCCGGTGTGGTCGCCGATTTGGGATCCCACGCACGCGCCGCCCGTGCGGTGCTCGACCGGTTCCCCGATGCGGATGCCGTCGTGGGATCGGATCTTGTGGCTTCCTACGTGGTGCAGGAGGCGCTGAGCCGGGGCATCCGCGTGCCCGACGGTCTGCAGGTCATCGCGTACGACGGCACATATATGGCCGATGCCGCTGGATTGAGGCTGTCGTCCATCCGCCAGGACACCGCGGCGTTGGCGCATCGCATCGCCGAACGTATGGAGCGTGCCGTCGCGGCGGGTACGGCGCGCGGCAAGTCCGGCGATGCCGTACCGTCCGACTCCTCGCCCGCGGTCGAAGACGCCGTCCCCGTAACCTTCGTTTCCGGCGCGACCACCCGATAG
- the ilvC gene encoding ketol-acid reductoisomerase produces the protein MAATIWYENDGDLSVLAGKKVAIIGYGSQGHAHALNLRDSGVDVVVGLRPTSKSVEFAKEQGLEVKSVAEASAEADVIMILAPDQYQRTIWANDIEPNIKPGAALAFAHGFNIHYGYIKPTEDHPVFMVAPKGPGHIVRREYAAGRGVPVVVAVEQDPRGDGWALTLAYAKALGALRAGAIKTTFKEETETDLFGEQNVLLGGVNKLVEMGFEVLTDAGYQPEIAYFEVCHELKMIVDLMNEGGLNKDRWSCSDTAQYGDYVNTVIGEDCRKRMEYHLKRIQDGSFAKEFIDDQDAGAPKFKALQEEYSNVRIETVGPKLRAMFSWNNEAAKDADEANSFTGKIARAQVQ, from the coding sequence ATGGCAGCAACAATCTGGTACGAGAACGACGGCGATCTGTCCGTGCTCGCCGGCAAGAAGGTCGCGATCATCGGCTACGGCTCCCAGGGCCACGCCCACGCGCTGAACCTGCGCGACTCCGGCGTCGACGTCGTCGTCGGCCTGCGTCCGACCTCGAAGTCCGTCGAGTTCGCCAAGGAGCAGGGCCTTGAGGTCAAGTCCGTGGCCGAGGCCTCCGCCGAAGCCGACGTGATCATGATCCTGGCTCCCGACCAGTACCAGCGCACCATCTGGGCCAACGACATCGAGCCCAACATCAAGCCGGGCGCCGCTCTGGCCTTCGCTCACGGCTTCAACATCCACTACGGCTACATCAAGCCCACCGAGGACCATCCGGTGTTCATGGTCGCCCCGAAGGGCCCGGGCCACATCGTGCGTCGTGAGTACGCCGCCGGCCGTGGCGTGCCGGTCGTCGTGGCCGTCGAGCAGGATCCCCGCGGCGACGGCTGGGCGCTGACCCTGGCCTACGCGAAGGCCCTGGGCGCCCTGCGCGCCGGCGCCATCAAGACCACCTTCAAGGAGGAGACCGAAACCGATCTCTTCGGTGAGCAGAACGTGCTCCTCGGCGGCGTGAACAAGCTCGTCGAGATGGGCTTCGAGGTGCTGACCGACGCCGGCTACCAGCCGGAGATCGCCTACTTCGAGGTGTGCCACGAGCTGAAGATGATCGTCGACCTGATGAACGAGGGTGGCCTGAACAAGGATCGTTGGTCCTGCTCCGACACCGCCCAGTACGGCGATTACGTCAACACCGTCATCGGCGAGGACTGCCGCAAGCGCATGGAATACCACCTCAAGCGCATCCAGGACGGCTCCTTCGCCAAGGAGTTCATCGACGACCAGGACGCCGGCGCTCCGAAGTTCAAGGCCCTGCAGGAGGAGTACTCCAACGTGCGCATCGAGACCGTCGGTCCGAAGCTGCGCGCCATGTTCTCTTGGAACAACGAGGCCGCGAAGGACGCCGACGAGGCCAACTCCTTCACCGGTAAGATCGCCCGCGCCCAGGTGCAGTGA
- a CDS encoding MFS transporter, protein MTTVEPTTGTASGGKVQDMARDSVKTVIAASMVGTAIEFYDFYAYGTAAASYFPTVFFGGTGLAASIGALLTFAVAFIARPVGSLIFGHFGDRMGRKTTLVVSLLTMGISTFLIGCLPSYETIGIWAVVILCLCRFAQGIGLGGEWSGAALVATENAPENKRALYGSFPELGAPIGFFLSNGTYFLLETFNDDAAMLSWGWRVPFLLSAVLVVVGLLVRVHMEETPIFRMAQERQEVVKAPLVEVFRKSWKQVLQGTFLVAVTYTLFYTLATWSLAWGTKDVENGGGGLGFANREYLLMLMAAVCVFALFIVLSCVYADKIGRRRVLMFSSVALVVFAFAFPYLLMGEGKRDFVAVMVFLCVGFALMGIAFGPIGATLPELFEANVRYSGSGISYNLAAIVGAAFVPTIATWLSANWGVRSVGLYLGVMAVCCLIAVITCRETKDVDFTK, encoded by the coding sequence ATGACCACAGTCGAACCCACGACTGGAACCGCCTCCGGCGGCAAAGTCCAAGACATGGCCCGCGACTCGGTGAAAACCGTCATCGCCGCCTCCATGGTCGGCACCGCCATCGAATTCTACGATTTCTACGCCTACGGCACCGCCGCGGCCAGCTACTTCCCGACCGTGTTCTTCGGCGGCACCGGCCTGGCCGCCTCCATCGGCGCGCTGCTGACCTTCGCGGTCGCGTTCATCGCCCGTCCGGTCGGCTCGCTCATCTTCGGCCATTTCGGCGACCGCATGGGACGCAAGACCACTCTGGTCGTCTCACTGCTGACCATGGGCATCTCGACTTTCCTGATCGGCTGCCTGCCCTCCTATGAGACGATCGGCATCTGGGCGGTCGTGATCCTGTGCCTGTGCCGCTTCGCGCAGGGCATCGGCCTGGGCGGCGAATGGTCCGGCGCGGCGCTGGTCGCCACCGAGAACGCGCCCGAGAACAAGCGCGCGCTGTACGGCTCCTTCCCCGAGCTGGGCGCTCCGATCGGCTTCTTCCTGTCGAACGGCACCTACTTCCTGCTGGAGACCTTCAACGACGACGCCGCGATGCTTTCGTGGGGATGGCGCGTGCCGTTCCTGCTGTCCGCCGTGCTTGTGGTCGTGGGTCTGCTGGTGCGCGTGCATATGGAGGAGACGCCGATCTTCCGTATGGCGCAGGAGCGTCAGGAGGTCGTCAAGGCCCCGCTGGTCGAGGTGTTCCGCAAGAGCTGGAAGCAGGTGCTGCAGGGCACCTTCCTCGTGGCCGTCACCTACACGCTGTTCTACACGCTGGCCACCTGGTCGCTCGCCTGGGGCACCAAGGATGTGGAGAACGGCGGCGGCGGACTCGGCTTCGCCAACCGCGAGTATCTGCTGATGCTGATGGCCGCGGTGTGCGTGTTCGCGCTGTTCATCGTGCTGTCCTGCGTGTACGCGGACAAGATCGGCCGCCGTCGCGTGCTGATGTTCTCGTCCGTGGCGCTGGTGGTGTTCGCCTTCGCGTTCCCCTATCTGCTGATGGGCGAGGGCAAGCGCGACTTCGTGGCCGTGATGGTGTTCCTGTGCGTCGGCTTCGCGCTGATGGGCATCGCCTTCGGTCCGATCGGCGCGACCTTGCCCGAGCTGTTCGAGGCGAACGTGCGCTACTCCGGTTCCGGCATCAGCTACAACCTCGCCGCCATCGTGGGCGCGGCCTTCGTGCCGACCATCGCCACCTGGCTGTCCGCCAACTGGGGCGTGCGCTCCGTGGGCCTGTATCTCGGCGTGATGGCCGTATGCTGCCTGATCGCCGTGATCACCTGCCGGGAAACCAAGGACGTGGATTTCACTAAGTGA
- a CDS encoding LacI family DNA-binding transcriptional regulator gives MERATISDVAQLAGVSQATVSRALRGVAKVSPETRLRVEQAANNLNFTLSKSASALASGKTMRVLLLVSGTLDRWFNSSVLQGAYDVLSPEGYDIIPSFVTNRAQLDHYFAELPKNRNADAIIVSSFTFTTELHDRMAAMGMPVIGLDSPSTDGFDASIAISNADGLKQSVHLLHSLGHRRLAFIRDYVPQDMVYSTTTRADCFASAIDALDAGLEYTILTAHTHVNTVEPEELAPELASLVLSSPLRPTGLVVETDELAVPLMKELRHQHMRFPEDMSIVGFDDAPISRVVDLTTIHQNPIELGHSAARKALSLMRGETLERSHEVQPTTLVLRDTTGRAPNVA, from the coding sequence GTGGAGAGGGCAACCATCAGCGATGTGGCACAGCTGGCAGGCGTCTCCCAAGCGACGGTCTCCCGGGCCCTGCGCGGCGTCGCCAAAGTCTCCCCCGAGACCCGCCTACGCGTGGAACAGGCGGCCAACAATCTCAACTTCACCCTGTCGAAAAGCGCCTCCGCCCTCGCCTCCGGCAAAACCATGCGGGTGCTGCTGCTGGTCTCCGGCACTCTTGACCGCTGGTTCAACTCGTCGGTACTTCAAGGCGCCTACGACGTGCTTTCCCCCGAAGGCTACGACATCATCCCCTCGTTCGTCACCAACCGCGCCCAACTCGACCACTATTTCGCGGAATTGCCCAAAAACCGCAATGCGGACGCGATCATCGTCTCATCGTTCACCTTCACCACGGAACTGCACGACCGGATGGCGGCCATGGGCATGCCGGTGATCGGACTCGACTCCCCCTCGACCGACGGATTCGACGCATCCATCGCCATCAGCAACGCCGACGGTCTGAAGCAAAGCGTGCACCTCCTGCACTCGCTGGGGCATCGCAGACTCGCGTTCATCCGCGACTACGTGCCGCAGGATATGGTCTACAGCACCACCACGCGCGCGGACTGCTTCGCCAGCGCCATCGACGCGCTGGACGCCGGCCTCGAATACACCATTCTGACGGCCCACACGCACGTCAATACCGTCGAACCGGAGGAATTGGCACCGGAACTGGCCTCACTCGTGCTGTCATCGCCCCTACGGCCGACGGGACTGGTTGTGGAGACCGACGAACTGGCCGTGCCCCTTATGAAGGAACTGCGACACCAGCACATGCGATTCCCGGAAGACATGTCCATCGTGGGATTCGACGACGCGCCGATCTCCCGTGTGGTCGACCTGACCACCATCCATCAAAATCCGATAGAACTCGGCCATAGCGCCGCCCGCAAAGCGTTGTCGCTGATGCGGGGCGAGACGCTCGAACGCTCCCACGAGGTGCAGCCCACCACGCTGGTCCTGCGCGACACCACCGGACGCGCGCCGAACGTCGCATAA